In Massilistercora timonensis, the following are encoded in one genomic region:
- the asnB gene encoding asparagine synthase B: MCTIMCYCTPKADYSRFAGGLSRTHSRGPDDERILDTGNGLMGFQRLSIMGLTPEGMQPFLLHGNYLVCNGEIYGFRPVKEELIRKGYTFASDSDCEILLPLYEELGTEMFSHLDAEFALVLYDAARNSWIAARDPIGIRPLFYGYDREGDILFASEAKNLEGLTSEIKPFPPGHYYKDGQFICYRDITKVDKVCQDDLEEICRKIHDKLVKGVEKRLDADAPMGFLLSGGLDSSLVCAIAASRLNKPIRTFAIGMETDAIDLKYAREAAEYIGSRHTEILITRDQVIAALPEVIKALGTYDITTIRASMGMYLLCQAIHETTDVRVLLTGEISDELFGYKYTDFAPSPEEFQKESIKRVKELHMYDVLRADRCISVHSMEARVPFGDLDFVSYVMAIDPARKMNTYHKGKYLLRHAFEADGLLPRSILMREKAAFSDAVGHSMVDDLKEYAESCYTDEVFKEKAARYRYAAPFTKESLLYRELFDSFYPGQAPMVKDFWMPNKEWEGCDVDDPSARVLSNYGASGI; the protein is encoded by the coding sequence ATGTGTACCATTATGTGTTATTGTACCCCAAAAGCAGATTACAGCCGGTTCGCAGGCGGTCTCTCCCGGACCCACTCCCGGGGGCCGGACGATGAAAGGATCCTGGACACCGGAAATGGACTGATGGGCTTCCAGCGGCTCTCCATCATGGGACTGACCCCGGAAGGCATGCAGCCCTTTTTGCTCCATGGAAATTATCTGGTGTGCAACGGCGAGATCTATGGCTTCCGCCCGGTGAAGGAGGAACTGATCCGGAAGGGCTATACCTTCGCAAGTGACAGCGACTGCGAGATCCTGTTGCCCCTCTATGAAGAGCTGGGCACAGAGATGTTCTCTCATCTGGACGCGGAATTTGCCCTGGTGCTCTACGACGCTGCCAGAAACTCCTGGATCGCCGCCCGGGATCCCATCGGGATCCGCCCCTTATTCTACGGGTACGACCGGGAGGGGGATATCCTTTTCGCCAGCGAGGCCAAGAACCTGGAAGGACTGACTTCGGAGATCAAACCTTTCCCGCCCGGCCACTATTATAAGGACGGCCAGTTTATCTGCTACCGGGACATCACCAAGGTGGACAAAGTCTGCCAGGATGATCTGGAGGAGATCTGCCGCAAGATTCACGACAAGCTGGTAAAAGGGGTGGAGAAACGACTGGACGCCGACGCTCCCATGGGCTTTCTCCTAAGCGGAGGACTGGATTCCTCCCTGGTATGCGCCATCGCCGCCTCCCGGCTTAATAAGCCCATCCGCACCTTCGCCATCGGCATGGAGACCGACGCCATCGACCTGAAATACGCCCGGGAAGCAGCCGAGTATATCGGAAGCAGGCACACAGAGATCCTGATCACGCGAGACCAGGTGATCGCCGCCCTGCCGGAAGTGATCAAAGCCCTTGGCACTTATGACATCACCACCATCCGGGCCTCCATGGGCATGTATCTTCTCTGCCAGGCCATCCATGAGACCACAGACGTGCGGGTCCTTCTCACCGGGGAGATCTCCGACGAACTGTTCGGTTACAAATACACAGACTTCGCCCCCTCCCCGGAGGAATTCCAGAAGGAATCCATAAAGCGGGTCAAAGAACTGCATATGTACGACGTCCTGCGGGCGGACCGCTGTATCAGCGTCCACTCCATGGAAGCCCGGGTGCCTTTTGGCGATCTGGACTTTGTCTCCTACGTTATGGCCATTGATCCGGCCAGAAAAATGAACACCTACCACAAAGGAAAATACCTGCTCCGCCACGCTTTTGAAGCGGACGGACTTCTCCCCCGCTCCATCCTGATGCGGGAGAAGGCGGCCTTTTCCGACGCGGTGGGCCATTCCATGGTGGACGACCTGAAGGAATATGCTGAAAGCTGTTACACCGACGAAGTATTCAAGGAAAAAGCGGCACGCTACCGCTATGCCGCTCCATTTACCAAAGAATCCCTTCTCTACCGGGAACTTTTTGATTCCTTCTACCCCGGGCAGGCGCCCATGGTCAAAGACTTCTGGATGCCAAATAAGGAATGGGAGGGCTGCGATGTAGACGACCCCTCCGCAAGAGTCCTGTCCAACTACGGGGCAAGCGGGATCTAA
- the hisB gene encoding imidazoleglycerol-phosphate dehydratase HisB produces MNRTANCERRTNETKIQVTLGLDGTGKTSIHTGIGFFDHMLDGFARHGLFDLTVAVSGDLEVDCHHTIEDTGIVLGQAIREAVGDKAGIRRYGHMILPMDETLALCAVDLSGRPYLGFQAEFPTERVGEMDTQMVREFFYAVSYSAMMNLHLRILDGENSHHMAEALFKSFGKALDMATMEEPRIKDAWTTKGSLSV; encoded by the coding sequence ATGAATCGGACGGCAAATTGTGAGAGACGGACAAACGAGACAAAGATCCAGGTGACCTTAGGCCTGGACGGGACCGGGAAGACCAGCATCCATACCGGCATCGGGTTTTTTGACCACATGCTGGACGGTTTTGCCCGCCATGGGCTTTTCGACCTGACGGTGGCGGTGAGCGGCGATCTTGAGGTGGACTGCCACCACACCATCGAGGATACGGGCATTGTGCTGGGACAGGCCATCCGGGAAGCGGTGGGGGACAAAGCGGGGATCCGCCGCTACGGCCACATGATCCTGCCCATGGACGAGACGCTGGCGCTGTGCGCGGTGGATCTGTCCGGCAGACCCTACCTGGGATTCCAGGCGGAATTCCCTACAGAACGGGTGGGGGAGATGGACACCCAGATGGTCCGTGAGTTTTTCTACGCAGTTTCCTACAGCGCCATGATGAACCTTCATCTGCGGATCCTGGACGGGGAGAACAGCCATCATATGGCGGAGGCCCTGTTTAAGAGTTTTGGAAAAGCTCTGGATATGGCCACGATGGAAGAACCCAGGATCAAGGATGCCTGGACAACGAAAGGAAGCTTATCGGTATGA
- the hisD gene encoding histidinol dehydrogenase yields the protein MRIQHLDPSAREDLLRDLLKRSPDQYGAYEAQVAQILEEVREKGDEALFAYTERFDGAKLSGETVLVTGEEIREAYQEVPEQLVAVIRRALKNIEDYHAKQKQYSWFDSKPDGTILGQKVTPLKRVGVYVPGGKAAYPSSVLMNILPAKVAGVEEILMVTPPGKDGKVTPTTLVAAHEAGATAIYKAGGAQAVAALAYGTESIPKVDKIVGPGNIYVALAKKAVYGHVSIDAIAGPSEILVIADETADPRYVAADLLSQAEHDELASAILITTSQELAEAVSGEVDQFLTVLSRAEIIQKSLDNYGYILVADTMDEAVEIANEIASEHLEIQTRNPYEVMTKIRNAGAIFLGPYASEPLGDYFAGPNHVLPTNGTAKFFSPLSVDDFIKKSSIIAYSREALQAVHEDIETFAKAEGLTAHANSIHVRFEEQEGDR from the coding sequence ATGAGAATACAGCATTTGGACCCGTCAGCCAGAGAAGATCTGCTGCGGGACCTTCTGAAGAGGAGCCCGGACCAGTACGGCGCCTATGAGGCGCAGGTGGCCCAGATCCTTGAAGAAGTAAGAGAAAAGGGAGATGAGGCGCTGTTTGCCTATACAGAACGCTTTGACGGGGCGAAGCTTTCCGGGGAGACCGTCCTTGTGACGGGAGAAGAGATCCGGGAAGCCTATCAGGAGGTCCCGGAGCAGCTGGTGGCCGTGATCAGAAGGGCGCTGAAGAATATTGAAGACTATCATGCCAAGCAGAAGCAGTACAGCTGGTTTGACAGCAAGCCGGACGGAACCATCCTGGGCCAGAAGGTGACGCCTCTGAAGCGGGTGGGAGTCTATGTGCCCGGCGGGAAGGCGGCTTATCCTTCCTCGGTTCTGATGAACATCCTGCCTGCCAAAGTGGCGGGAGTGGAGGAGATCCTGATGGTGACGCCTCCGGGAAAAGACGGAAAAGTGACGCCCACCACCCTGGTGGCGGCCCATGAGGCAGGCGCCACCGCCATCTACAAAGCAGGCGGCGCCCAGGCAGTAGCCGCGCTGGCCTACGGAACAGAATCCATCCCCAAGGTGGACAAGATCGTAGGCCCGGGGAATATCTATGTGGCTCTGGCCAAGAAGGCAGTGTACGGCCATGTAAGTATTGACGCCATCGCAGGACCCAGTGAGATCCTGGTGATCGCCGATGAGACGGCAGATCCCCGGTATGTGGCGGCGGATCTTCTGTCCCAGGCGGAGCATGACGAGCTGGCCTCTGCCATCCTGATCACAACCAGCCAGGAACTGGCGGAAGCGGTATCCGGGGAAGTGGATCAGTTCCTTACGGTATTGTCCCGGGCGGAGATCATCCAGAAATCCCTGGATAATTACGGCTATATCCTGGTGGCGGACACCATGGATGAGGCGGTGGAGATCGCCAATGAGATCGCGTCGGAGCACTTGGAGATCCAGACCCGTAACCCCTATGAGGTCATGACCAAGATCCGCAACGCTGGTGCCATCTTCCTGGGACCATATGCCAGCGAGCCTCTGGGAGATTATTTCGCAGGGCCAAACCATGTGCTTCCCACCAACGGGACGGCCAAATTTTTCTCTCCCCTCTCGGTGGATGATTTCATCAAGAAATCCAGTATCATCGCTTATTCCAGGGAAGCGCTCCAGGCGGTCCATGAGGACATAGAGACATTTGCGAAGGCGGAAGGGCTGACGGCCCACGCCAATTCCATCCATGTAAGATTCGAAGAGCAGGAGGGAGACAGATGA
- a CDS encoding glutamine synthetase III, producing MKKEIPALYGSLVFNDKVMRNKLPKDVYKALKKTIENGTHLELEVANSVAVAMKEWAVENGATHFTHWFQPMTGFTAEKHDSFITPTENGEVIMDFSGKELVKGEPDASSFPSGGLRATFEARGYTAWDPTSPAFIKDGTLYIPTAFCSYGGEALDKKTPLLRSMEALSQEAVHLLHILGNTEVTHVSTTIGPEQEYFLVDKDLYEQRRDLVFTGRTLLGAPAPRGQEMEDHYFGALKPRVAAYMHDLDEELWKLGIPAKTKHNEVAPSQHELAPIFDTANVAVDHNQLTMEVMKKVADKHGLVCLLHEKPFEGINGSGKHNNWSISTNTGENLLDPGKTPAKNIQFLVFLMAVIKAVDEYADLMRISAASAGNDHRLGGNEAPPAIVSIFLGDELTAILKSIEDDTYFGKHQRVQLETGAHVLPHFVKDNTDRNRTSPFAFTGNKFEFRMLGSSASVATPNIILNTAVAEALAQFSRELSGTAPKDMEQAVHELIKRAIKKHKKVIFNGNGYTEEWVAEAEKRGLYNLASTPDCLPQILAEKNVELFTRHHIFTREELASRYEIFLENYVKTVAIEAKTLREMLAKDFLPAVSRYASSVSAEALSMKTFVPDLSTDSARKLVSFLGASYETIAGALDLLDQEILALDEKTSLLEAADYCRKTILATMEELRSAADQAEAKIPEEELPYPTYDALLFSV from the coding sequence ATGAAAAAAGAAATCCCCGCTTTATATGGAAGTCTGGTGTTCAATGACAAGGTCATGCGCAATAAACTTCCCAAGGATGTTTATAAGGCTTTGAAAAAGACCATCGAGAACGGCACCCACCTGGAGCTTGAGGTGGCAAATTCCGTGGCCGTGGCCATGAAGGAGTGGGCGGTGGAAAACGGCGCCACCCATTTCACTCACTGGTTCCAGCCCATGACCGGATTTACCGCCGAGAAGCATGACAGCTTCATCACTCCCACAGAAAACGGGGAAGTGATCATGGACTTTTCCGGCAAAGAGCTGGTGAAAGGGGAACCGGACGCCTCCAGCTTCCCCTCCGGCGGACTGCGGGCCACCTTTGAGGCCAGAGGCTACACTGCCTGGGATCCCACCTCTCCTGCTTTTATCAAGGACGGCACCCTGTACATCCCCACGGCTTTCTGCTCTTACGGCGGAGAAGCCCTGGACAAAAAGACGCCTCTCCTTCGTTCCATGGAGGCCCTCAGCCAGGAAGCGGTCCATCTCCTTCATATTCTTGGAAATACAGAGGTCACCCACGTATCCACCACCATCGGGCCGGAGCAGGAATATTTCCTGGTGGATAAGGATCTGTATGAACAGCGCCGGGACCTGGTGTTCACCGGCAGGACCCTTCTGGGCGCTCCCGCTCCCAGAGGCCAGGAGATGGAAGATCATTATTTTGGCGCGTTAAAGCCAAGAGTGGCCGCCTATATGCACGATCTTGACGAGGAACTGTGGAAGCTGGGGATCCCGGCCAAGACCAAACACAACGAAGTGGCTCCCTCCCAGCACGAACTGGCGCCCATCTTTGACACGGCCAACGTGGCGGTGGACCACAACCAGCTTACCATGGAAGTAATGAAGAAAGTAGCGGACAAACACGGGCTGGTCTGCCTGCTCCATGAGAAACCCTTTGAGGGGATCAACGGAAGCGGCAAGCACAACAACTGGTCCATCTCCACCAACACCGGGGAGAACCTTCTGGATCCCGGCAAAACACCGGCCAAGAACATCCAGTTCCTGGTATTTCTCATGGCTGTGATCAAGGCTGTGGATGAGTACGCGGATCTGATGCGGATCTCCGCAGCCAGCGCCGGCAACGACCACCGGCTGGGAGGAAACGAGGCCCCGCCGGCCATCGTCTCCATTTTCCTGGGGGATGAGCTGACCGCCATCCTGAAATCCATCGAGGACGACACTTATTTTGGAAAGCACCAGAGAGTCCAGCTGGAGACCGGCGCCCATGTGCTGCCTCACTTTGTCAAGGACAATACAGACCGGAACCGGACTTCGCCCTTTGCCTTTACCGGAAATAAATTCGAATTCCGCATGCTGGGCTCCTCTGCTTCCGTAGCCACGCCTAACATCATCCTGAACACCGCCGTGGCGGAAGCCCTGGCCCAGTTCTCCCGGGAACTGTCCGGAACCGCTCCAAAAGACATGGAGCAAGCGGTCCATGAACTGATCAAGCGGGCCATCAAAAAACATAAAAAAGTGATCTTCAACGGAAACGGCTACACCGAGGAATGGGTGGCAGAAGCCGAGAAACGGGGGCTCTACAACCTGGCCTCCACCCCGGACTGCCTGCCCCAGATCCTGGCGGAGAAAAATGTGGAGCTTTTCACCAGACATCACATTTTCACCCGGGAAGAACTGGCTTCCCGGTATGAGATCTTCCTGGAGAATTATGTAAAAACCGTGGCCATCGAGGCAAAGACGCTGCGGGAAATGCTGGCCAAAGACTTCCTTCCGGCAGTTAGCCGCTATGCTTCCTCCGTCTCTGCTGAGGCCCTGTCCATGAAGACATTTGTCCCGGATCTCTCCACAGATTCTGCCAGGAAGCTGGTGTCCTTCCTGGGAGCTTCCTATGAGACCATTGCCGGCGCTCTGGATCTGCTGGATCAGGAGATCCTTGCCCTTGATGAGAAGACCTCCCTTCTGGAAGCCGCCGATTACTGCCGTAAGACCATCCTTGCCACCATGGAAGAACTGCGCAGCGCTGCCGACCAGGCTGAGGCAAAGATCCCGGAGGAGGAGCTTCCCTACCCCACCTATGACGCGCTCCTCTTCTCCGTATAA
- the hisIE gene encoding bifunctional phosphoribosyl-AMP cyclohydrolase/phosphoribosyl-ATP diphosphatase HisIE, with translation MSYKKIIPCIFIAGAKAVKWFTDQEVLSEDVVGLAKHYSDAGADELLVFDLSDSDDEHEEAIDLMRRINRVIRIPMVAGGNIRRQEDVKKILYSGAKRAMLNFSKPDSVKMIEDAAKRFGKEKIAVSLNDFDALFKHQHIIEDFTSEIVFMHRLDLNSVMNVTDVPCVIVTDTMEERELFKILKCPGVKGLSGKYVSRKEMDFVAFKEQCEEEDIQMTSFESMMEFSQFKTNEQGLIPVIVQHYKSQEVLMLAYMNQEAFDHTIKTGKMTYYSRSRQCLWTKGETSGHYQYVKSLTIDCDLDTLLAKVDQVGAACHTGNPTCFFQPLAGNDFDETNPLKVFESVYDTIVDRKEHPKEGSYTNYLFEKGIDKILKKVGEEATEIVIAAKNPNPEEVKYEVSDFLYHVMVLMVERGITWEDIIRELADR, from the coding sequence ATGAGTTATAAAAAGATCATCCCCTGTATCTTCATTGCGGGGGCCAAAGCAGTAAAATGGTTTACAGACCAGGAGGTGCTCTCAGAGGACGTGGTGGGGCTGGCAAAACACTACAGCGACGCCGGGGCCGACGAGCTTCTGGTCTTCGACCTTTCTGATTCGGATGACGAACATGAGGAGGCCATCGACCTTATGCGCAGGATCAACCGGGTCATCCGGATCCCCATGGTGGCAGGAGGAAATATCCGCCGCCAGGAGGATGTAAAGAAGATCCTCTATTCCGGCGCTAAAAGGGCCATGCTGAACTTTTCCAAGCCGGACAGCGTGAAGATGATCGAGGATGCGGCCAAACGGTTCGGCAAGGAGAAGATCGCGGTCTCTCTCAACGATTTTGACGCCCTGTTCAAACATCAGCACATCATTGAGGATTTCACCAGCGAGATCGTCTTCATGCACCGTCTGGATCTGAACTCGGTGATGAACGTGACAGACGTGCCCTGTGTGATCGTGACAGACACCATGGAAGAGAGGGAGCTTTTCAAGATCCTGAAGTGCCCGGGAGTGAAGGGGCTCTCCGGGAAATATGTGAGCCGGAAAGAGATGGATTTTGTGGCTTTCAAGGAGCAGTGCGAGGAGGAGGATATCCAGATGACCTCCTTTGAAAGCATGATGGAATTCTCCCAGTTCAAGACCAACGAACAGGGACTGATCCCGGTGATCGTCCAGCATTATAAGTCCCAGGAGGTTCTGATGCTGGCCTATATGAACCAGGAGGCCTTCGATCATACCATCAAGACCGGGAAGATGACCTACTACAGCCGCAGCCGGCAGTGCCTGTGGACCAAGGGAGAGACCAGCGGACATTACCAGTATGTAAAGTCTTTGACCATTGACTGCGACCTGGACACCCTGCTGGCCAAAGTGGACCAGGTGGGGGCGGCCTGCCACACCGGCAATCCCACCTGTTTCTTCCAGCCTCTGGCGGGAAATGATTTCGATGAGACCAACCCTCTGAAGGTGTTCGAGAGTGTATATGATACCATTGTGGACCGGAAAGAACACCCCAAGGAAGGGTCCTACACCAACTATCTGTTTGAAAAGGGCATCGACAAGATCCTGAAGAAGGTGGGGGAGGAGGCCACGGAGATCGTGATCGCCGCCAAGAACCCCAATCCGGAGGAAGTCAAATACGAGGTGTCTGATTTCCTGTACCATGTGATGGTGCTGATGGTGGAGCGGGGGATCACCTGGGAGGATATTATCCGGGAACTGGCTGACCGGTAG
- the hisZ gene encoding ATP phosphoribosyltransferase regulatory subunit has translation MKKLLHTPEGVRDIYNVECGKKLALEGRIKKTFHLYGYHDIQTPTFEYFDVFRKEIGTISSRELYKFFDKEGNTLALRPDITPSIARAAATLFGEEELPIRLCYTGNTFINHSSYQGRLREVTQMGAEFIGDGSVEADAEMIALVIESMLTIGLKEFQVSVGNVEFFQSLIEDACLDEDARERVIELISNKNYFGVEEYLDSIQVKRSSREAFVSLGELVGGVEVLSRARDIAPNSAGIMAVKRLERLYNILKLYGVEKFITFDLGMTVHYGYYTGIIFRGYTYGTGDAIVKGGRYDHLLEKFGKNSPSIGFAIVIDELMNAMTRQKLRIVYTRKNNLILYDEGKEQAAIALARDFRHKAKNTELLRKEKNRLLEEYVAYGREYYAGNLIYIRKSGEILMVNLVSGEQKVIENKRTEQDL, from the coding sequence ATGAAGAAATTACTGCATACCCCGGAGGGCGTCCGGGATATCTACAATGTGGAGTGCGGCAAGAAGCTTGCCCTGGAAGGAAGGATCAAAAAGACCTTCCATCTCTACGGTTATCATGATATCCAGACCCCTACCTTCGAATATTTTGACGTGTTCCGCAAAGAGATCGGGACCATTTCATCCAGAGAACTGTATAAATTTTTCGACAAAGAGGGAAATACCCTGGCGCTGCGGCCGGATATCACTCCTTCCATCGCCCGGGCCGCAGCTACTTTGTTCGGGGAAGAAGAGCTTCCCATCCGGCTTTGCTATACCGGGAATACCTTTATCAACCATTCCAGTTATCAGGGCCGGTTAAGGGAAGTGACCCAGATGGGAGCGGAGTTTATCGGAGACGGCTCTGTGGAGGCGGACGCGGAGATGATCGCCCTGGTGATCGAGTCCATGCTGACCATCGGCCTGAAGGAATTTCAGGTAAGCGTAGGCAATGTAGAATTCTTCCAGAGCCTCATTGAGGACGCCTGCCTGGATGAGGACGCCAGAGAGCGGGTGATCGAGCTGATCAGCAACAAGAATTACTTTGGCGTGGAAGAATATCTGGACAGTATCCAGGTGAAAAGAAGCTCCCGGGAGGCCTTCGTATCCCTGGGAGAACTGGTGGGAGGAGTGGAAGTCCTCTCCCGGGCCAGAGACATCGCGCCCAATTCCGCAGGGATCATGGCAGTGAAGCGGCTGGAGCGGCTTTACAACATCCTGAAGCTCTACGGGGTGGAGAAATTCATCACCTTTGATCTGGGAATGACGGTCCATTACGGATATTATACCGGGATCATTTTCAGGGGTTATACTTACGGCACCGGGGACGCCATCGTTAAGGGCGGCCGGTACGACCATCTGCTGGAGAAGTTCGGCAAGAACTCCCCCTCTATCGGATTCGCCATTGTGATCGACGAGCTGATGAACGCCATGACCCGCCAGAAGCTCAGGATCGTCTACACCAGGAAGAACAACCTGATCCTCTACGACGAAGGGAAAGAACAGGCGGCCATCGCCCTGGCCAGAGACTTTCGGCACAAAGCCAAGAACACGGAGCTCCTTCGCAAGGAGAAGAACCGGCTTCTGGAGGAATACGTGGCCTACGGCAGGGAATACTACGCCGGCAATCTGATCTATATCCGGAAATCCGGAGAGATCCTGATGGTCAACCTGGTAAGCGGGGAACAGAAAGTGATCGAGAACAAGAGAACGGAGCAGGACTTATGA
- the hisG gene encoding ATP phosphoribosyltransferase: MRYLTFALGKGRLAKQTLELFERIGITCEEMKDPDSRKLIFTNEELKLRFFLAKGPDVPTYVEYGAADIGVAGKDTILEEGRKVHEVLDLGYGKCTMCVCGKKEAAPMLQHHELIRVATKYPNIAKDYFYNVKHQTVEIIKLNGSIELAPIVGLSEVIVDIVETGSTLKENGLQVLEEVCPLSARMIVNPVSMRMESERIQQLLMRLRAQL, encoded by the coding sequence ATGAGATATCTGACATTTGCGCTTGGCAAAGGCCGTCTGGCAAAACAGACGCTGGAGCTTTTCGAACGGATCGGCATCACCTGTGAGGAGATGAAGGACCCCGATTCCCGGAAGCTTATTTTCACCAACGAAGAACTGAAACTAAGGTTCTTCCTGGCCAAAGGGCCGGACGTTCCCACCTATGTGGAATACGGGGCCGCGGACATCGGGGTGGCAGGCAAGGACACCATCCTGGAGGAAGGCCGGAAGGTCCATGAGGTGCTGGATCTGGGATATGGGAAATGTACCATGTGCGTCTGCGGGAAGAAGGAGGCGGCGCCCATGCTGCAGCACCACGAACTGATCCGGGTGGCCACCAAGTATCCCAATATTGCCAAGGATTATTTCTATAACGTGAAACACCAGACGGTGGAGATCATCAAGCTGAACGGTTCCATTGAACTGGCGCCTATCGTAGGGCTTTCCGAAGTGATCGTGGACATTGTGGAGACGGGATCCACTCTGAAAGAGAACGGTCTTCAGGTCCTGGAGGAAGTCTGCCCCCTTTCCGCCAGGATGATCGTCAATCCGGTGAGCATGCGGATGGAGAGCGAACGGATCCAGCAGCTTCTGATGCGGCTGCGGGCACAGCTATAA
- the purF gene encoding amidophosphoribosyltransferase, with amino-acid sequence MELDPQYQIKEACGVFGIYDLSGENTAPSVYYGLLALQHRGQESCGIAVCDTTGPRGNITFHKGMGLVSEVFKENTLQDLSGNLGIGHVRYSTTGAPTLTNAQPLVLNYAKGTLALAHNGNLVNAGALREELERTGTLFHTTTDSEVIACCIARERMTSSTVEEAIRKTASRIRGAYGLVIASPRKLIGVRDPLGLKPLCLGKRDQAYVLASESCALASVGATFIRDVRPGEILTITDKGLSSDCSLCQERHAHCIFEYIYFARLDSTLDGISVYDARLRAGAALAKAWPAQADLVCGVPDSGVPAAKGFSEASGIPFGIAFYKNSYVGRTFIKPTQKERENSVRLKLSVLASVVKGKRLVLVDDSIVRGTTIANLIHMLKAAGALSVHVRISSPPFLYPCYFGTDIPSNRQLIASSHSAEEICSMIGADSLGYLDIQDLPSMAGDLPLCRACFDGRYPMDIETNRK; translated from the coding sequence ATGGAACTGGATCCACAATACCAAATCAAAGAGGCCTGCGGGGTCTTCGGGATCTATGACCTTTCCGGAGAAAATACTGCGCCCTCCGTCTATTACGGCCTTCTGGCCCTCCAGCACCGGGGCCAGGAATCCTGCGGTATCGCGGTATGCGATACCACAGGTCCCAGAGGAAATATCACCTTCCACAAAGGCATGGGGCTGGTGAGCGAAGTTTTTAAAGAGAACACCCTCCAGGATCTCTCCGGCAATCTGGGGATCGGCCATGTTCGGTACTCCACCACCGGAGCCCCCACCCTGACTAACGCCCAGCCCCTGGTCTTAAACTATGCCAAAGGAACCCTGGCCCTGGCCCACAATGGAAATCTTGTCAACGCCGGCGCTCTGCGGGAAGAACTGGAGCGGACCGGCACCCTCTTCCACACCACCACCGACTCGGAGGTGATCGCCTGCTGTATCGCCAGAGAACGGATGACCAGCAGCACGGTGGAAGAAGCGATCCGGAAAACCGCTTCCCGGATCCGGGGCGCTTACGGACTGGTCATCGCCAGTCCCCGGAAGCTGATCGGCGTGCGGGATCCTCTTGGATTAAAGCCGCTGTGCCTGGGGAAACGGGACCAGGCCTATGTCCTTGCCTCGGAAAGCTGCGCCCTGGCAAGCGTGGGAGCCACATTTATCCGGGACGTGCGCCCCGGGGAGATCCTGACTATCACAGACAAGGGACTTTCTTCTGACTGCAGCCTCTGTCAGGAACGCCACGCCCACTGTATCTTTGAATACATTTATTTTGCCAGGCTGGACAGCACCCTGGACGGCATCTCCGTCTATGACGCCCGCCTCCGGGCAGGAGCCGCCCTGGCAAAAGCCTGGCCCGCCCAGGCGGACCTGGTCTGCGGCGTGCCGGATTCCGGCGTCCCGGCAGCAAAAGGCTTCTCAGAAGCCTCCGGGATCCCCTTTGGCATTGCCTTTTATAAAAACAGCTATGTGGGCAGGACCTTTATCAAACCCACCCAGAAGGAACGGGAAAACAGCGTCCGCCTGAAGCTCAGCGTGCTGGCGTCCGTGGTGAAGGGAAAGCGTCTGGTCCTGGTGGACGACTCCATCGTCCGAGGCACCACGATCGCCAACCTGATCCATATGTTAAAAGCCGCCGGCGCATTAAGCGTCCATGTACGGATCAGTTCCCCGCCCTTCTTATACCCTTGTTATTTTGGCACGGACATCCCCTCCAACCGGCAGCTGATCGCCTCCTCCCATTCCGCAGAGGAGATCTGCTCCATGATCGGGGCGGATTCCCTGGGATATCTGGACATCCAAGATCTCCCCTCCATGGCCGGGGACCTTCCCCTGTGCCGGGCCTGCTTTGACGGCCGGTATCCCATGGACATTGAAACCAACAGAAAGTAG